The Streptomyces sp. NBC_00576 genome contains the following window.
AGTGGTGGTCTGCTCCGGCGACATGATCGGTTCCTCTCGTACGGCGGTCATGGGTGGTCACAGGTGGTCACAGGTCGAGCGGGTGCTTGTCGGCGATGCCCTCGAAGTCCGGGGTGCGTTTGTCGCGGTGAGCCGCCAGCCCCTCGACGACTTCATGTCCCCCGAACCCGAAGAACTCCAGCCCGAGCGAGGCCTCGAAAATCGGCTGCGCGGTGCGGTACCAGTGGTTGAGGGACCGCTTGGTCCAGCTGATGGCGCTGACCGGCCCGGCCGCCAGGACGGTTGCCACGCGCAGGGCCTCGGCGTGGACGTTCTCGTCGTCCACGCACTTCGACACCAGCCCGATCCGCTCGGCCTCCTCGCCGGTGAGCGTCTCGCAGGTGAGCAGGTAGTACTTGGCCTTTGCCATGCCGCACAGCAACGGCCAGCAGATGGCGGCGTGGTCACCGGCCGCGACCCCGAGGCGTGTGTGCCCGTCGACGATCTTCGCCGTACGGGCGGCAATGGAGATGTCCGCCAGCATGCCGATGACCAGCCCCGCACCGACCGCCGGGCCGTGGATCGCGGAGACCACCGGCTTGGCACAGTTGAGCACGCCGTAGACCATGTCCCGGGCCTCGCGCATCACCCGGGCGCGCACCGCGTAGTCCTCGGTCATGGCCTCGATGGAGTCGAAGGTGCCGCCCGCCGAGAACGCCCTGCCCGCCCCCTGGACCAGCACCGCCCGGGTCTGCTCGTCCCGGTCGACGACCGGCCAGATGTCGGCCAGTTCGCCGTGCATCCGAGGGTCCACTGCGTTGAGGTTCGGGGCGTCGAGCACGATACGGAGCACGCCGGGCGCGGGCCGCTCGAAGGTCAGGCTCGTGAACGGGGCGTAGATATCGGTCACGTCGCGCTCCTGGTGCATTCAGTGTGGATACTATAATTATCTAACTGTATCGAGGGGTGGGCGGCAAGCAGGCCGCACGTGACATCGCACCGAGGAACATCGCACCGAGGAACATTGCGGCGAGGACGGGAAGCCCGGCATGGATCTCACCTTCAGCGAGGAACAGGACGAACTGCGCAAGGTCGTACGGTCGTTCCTCGCCAAGCACTCCGACGAGGCGGAGGTGCGCCGCCTGGCCGCCGATGAGCGGGGCCACGACCCCGTCGTCTGGCGGCGAATGGCCGGCCAACTCGGGCTGCAGGGGCTCGCCGTACCGGAGGAGTACGGCGGTTCCGGCTTCGGCTACGTCGACCTCGGCATCGTCTTCGAGGAGGCGGGCCGCGCGCTGCTGTGCGGGCCGTACTTCGCCACCGTCGCCCTGGCCGCCGAGGCGCTGCTGCGCTGCGACGACGAGGCCGCCCGTACCGATCTGCTGCCGGGGATAACGTCGGGCGAAACCGTGGCCACCCTCGCGCTCACCGAGGAGAGCGGCCGCTGGGACGAGCAGGGCATCCGGCTCACCGCACGCGAGACGGCGGACGGATGGCAGCTGACCGGCGCGAAGACATACGTCCCCGACGGACACCTCGCCGACCTGCTCCTGGTCGCCGCCCGAACCCCCTCCGGCATCAGCCTCTTCGCCGTCGCGGCCGCCGACGCGCCGGGCCTCACCCGCACCCCCCTCCCCACTCTCGACCAGACCCGCAAACAGACCAGGCTGGAGTTCGCGGGCACCCCGGCCCGTCTGCTCGGCGCCGAGGGCACGGCATGGCCGGGCCTCGCACGCACCCTCGCCACCGCCTCCGTCCTGCTGGCCGCCGAACAGGTCGGGGGAGCCTCGGCAGCGCTGGACGCAGCCGTGGAGTACGCGAAGCTCCGCGAGCAGTACGGACGGCCCATCGGCTCGTTCCAGGGGATCAAGCACAAGTGCGCCGACATGCTCATGGAGATCGAGTCGGCCCGCTCGGCCGCGTACGGCGGACTGTGGGCGCTGGACGCGGGCGACGAGAGAGAGATCGCTGTCGCGGCGGCCCTCGCACAGACCTTCTGCTCGGAGGCGTTCACCAGAGTGGCAGGCGACAACATCCAGGTCCACGGCGGGATCGGCTTCACCTGGGAGCACCCCGCACACCTGTACCTCAAGCGGGCCAAGAGCTGCGAGGTGCTGCTCGGCACACCGTCGTACCACCGGGAACTGCTCGCCACCCGACTCGGCATCTGAAACCCCACAGAGAAGAACCCACAGAGAAGGGGAGAAGCAGACATGGAACTGGACTTCGGGCCCGCGGTACGCGACTTCCGCGACGAACTGCGGGACTGGCTCGCCGCACACCTCGTGGGCGAGTTCGCCGAGCACCGCGGCGTGGGCGGCCCCACCGACGGCGCGGCCTGGGAGGTCCGCCTCGCCTGGGACTGCGAGTTGTCCGCCGGGCGGTGGCTGGGCGTCGGCTGGCCGCAGGAGTACGGGGGCAGGGGGCTCGGACTCCTGGAGGAGATCGTCTTCGAGTACGAGTACGCCCGCGCGAATGCCCCCTACCGGGCCACAGTCAACGCCCTCGACCTGCTCGGCCCGATGCTGCTCCAGATGGGCAGCGAGGCACAGAAGAAACGCTTCCTGCCGCCGATCCTCGCCGTCGGGGAACTCTGGGGCCAGGGCTTCAGCGAACCCGGCGCCGGCTCCGACCTCGCCTCGGTCCGCACCCGGGCGGAACGCGAGGGTGAGGAGTGGGTGGTCAGCGGACAGAAGGTGTGGACCTCCTTCGGCGTCCACGCGGACTGGCTGTACGTCCTCACCCGCACCGACCCGCAATCCGTGCGCCACAAGGGCCTGACCCTGCTGCTCCTGCCCACGGACCAGCCGGGCGTGGAGATCCGCCCCATCCGCAACCTCGCCGGCCAGGACGAGTTCGCCGAGGTGTTCCTCTCCGACGCACGCACCGGAGCCGACATGGTCGTGGGCGAGGTCGGCCAGGGCTGGCGCACCGCGATGGCCACCCTCGGCATCGAACGCGGCACCACGCTGCTTCCCCAGCAGCTCACCTTCGAGCGGGAGGCGGAGTCGCTGATCGACCTGGCCAGGGAACGGGGCGCGCTCGACGACCCCATGCTGCGCCGGCGGATCGTGGACGCCTGGATCTCCGTACGCATCATGCGCACCACCAACCTGCGGACCCTCGCCGAACTGACCACCGGCCGGACTCCGGGCGCGCAGGCCACGACCGCGAAGCTGTACGCCTCGACCCGGCACCAGCAACTCGGCTATCTGGCCATGGAGTTGGCGGGACCCGCCGGGCAGATCGTCGGCGAGAACTACGGCCTGGACACCCGGCAGCGCTCCTTCCTGCTCTCGCTCGCGGAGACGATCTACGGCGGGTCGAGCGAGATCCAGCGCAACATCATCGGTGAGCAGTTCCTCGGTCTACCGAAGGAGCCCCGCCCATGACGTCCGTCGAGGAGCGCCTCGACCGCATCGAGTCGCAACTGGCGATCCAGCAACTGCCCATCCGCTACGCGCTCGCCGTCGATGCCAGGGATCTCGACGCCTGGGTCGGCTGCTTCCGCCCCGACGTGGACATGGGACGTCATGGCCGCGGCCGACAGGTCCTGCGCCGGCACATCGATCCCCTGGTGCGCGGCTTCCACCGCTCCGTCCACCAGATCTGCGGTCACCGCATCGAGTTCACCGGCCGTGAAACGGCGACCGGCGCGGTCTACTGCAGGGCCGAGCACGAGGTGGGGGACCGGTGGATCGTGATGGCGATCTGCTACCGGGACGAGTACGCGCGCGTGGACGGCGAGTGGTACTTCTCGCGGCGCCGTGAACAGCACTGGTATGCGGCGGACGTGACGGAGCGCCCCCAGACGGTGGGCTTCAACAGCTGGGAGGGATCAGGAGAACCGGCGCTGCCCGAGGCCTTCCCCTCCTGGGCACCCTTCTGGAAGGAGACGTGATGGCACGGTTGTCCGGGAAGACGGCGCTGGTCACCGGGGGAGGGCAGGGAGTGGGGCGCGGCATCGCGCTCGCGCTGGCCGCCGCGGGCGCCTTTGTGGTGATCACCGGCCGCACCGAGAACAAGCTGAAGGACACGGCCGACGAGATCACCGAGCGCGGCGGACGGGCGCACACCGTTGTCGGAGATGTGGGGGAGCGGGACGACGTCGACCGCATGGTGGCCGAGACGGTACGGGAGTTCGGCCGCCTGGACGTACTCGTCAACAACGCCCAGTCCTCGGTCCAGCGCCGACTGGAACAGACGACGTACGACGACGTCGAACTCACCTACCGCAGTGGACCGTTGGCCGCGTTCCACGCGATGCAGGCGGCCCTGCCGCACCTGAAGGCGAGTCGCGGCAGTGTGGTGAACCTCGGTTCGTCGGCCGCGATACAGGGCGAGGTGACCTTCGCGGCGTACGCGATGGCCAAGGAGGCGGTCCGGGGGCTGACGAAGGTGGCCGCGCGGGAGTGGGGGGCGTACGGGATCCGGGTGAACGTCGTCTGCCCGGCGGCGCTGAGCCCGGCGGCGGAGGCGTTCTTCGCGGATCACCCGGAGAAGGCCGAGAGCGTGCTCGCCGGCATCCCGCTGGGTCGGATGGGCGACCCGGAGACAGACATCGGCCGCGCGGTGGCGGCGCTCGTCAGCGATGACATGGCGTACCTGACGGGGGCGACACTGATGCTGGAGGGCGGGCGAACGCTGCTCGGCTGAGGCGGTGTGGGGCCTCGGGGGCGCTGCCCCCGAACCCCCGCATTTTCAGCCCGTCCGGCGTTTGAGGACGAGCGCGTTCAGCGCGAAGGGGGGTCTGGGGGCGCAGCCCCCAGGTTCAGGATGGGACGGGTAGGGGCGGCGGGGGCGAGAATCCCGCCCCACCCCACCTCACACAACCCCCCGCCCCCGCAACCCCCGCAGCTGCTCCTCCGTCACCCCCGCCAGCCTGCCCAGGACCTCGGCCGTGTGCTCGCCCAGCGCGGGCGGCGCGGCGTACCCCTCGACGGGAGTCCCCGTCAACCGGATCGGATTCGCGAGCATCGGCAACCGCCCCGACATCGGGTCCTCGACCTCGACCAGCATCCCCCGATGCTGTATCTGCGGGTCGGCGAAAACCTCGGGCAGCTCGTTGAACGGGCCCGCAGGGACGTCGTGTTCGTCCAGTACGGCGAGCCATTCGTCCCGTGTCCGAGTGCGCAGCACCGCCGCCAGCACCGGCAGAATCGCCTCGCGATACGTGATCCGCGCGGACGTCGTGGCGAACCGCGGGTCCTGGAGCAGGTCGGTGCGGCCGGCCGCCGCACAGAACGCCGCGAACTGCTTGTCGTTGCCCGCGACGAGGAAGATCGGCTTGTCCGCGCACTGGAACGCCTGGGACGGAATCCCGCCGTACCCGCCGTTGCCGCGCCGCTGCGGAACCTCGCCGGAGACCAGGTAGTTCATCGCGAAGTGCGACAGCGAGGCCAGACCGCAGTCCAGCAGGGACAGGTCGATGTACTGGCCCTCGCCGGTCGCGTCCCGGTGCCGCAGGGCCGCCAGCACGGCTGTGGAGGCGTACAGCCCCGTGAGGATGTCGACCATGCTGACGCCGACCTTCATCGGTTCCCCGGGGTGTCCGGAGACGCTCATCATCCCGGACATGGCCTGGAAGATACCGTCGTAGCCCGGGCGCCCGGCGTACGGCCCGGTCTGCCCGAAGCCGGTCACCGACAGGTACACCAGCCGCGGGTTGAGCTCCCGCAGGCTCTCCTGGTCGAGCCCGTACTTCGCCAGCGTCCCCGCCCGGAAGTTCTCGACCAGCACGTCCGACCGGGCGGCGAGCGCGCGGATCAGTTCCTGCCCCTCGGCGGTGGAGTGGTTGACGGTGACCGACTGCTTGTTGCGGTTGCAGGCGAGGTAGAAGGCGGCGGTGTCCGTCCGGTCGCCCTCGGGCCCGGGCGCGAAGGGCGGGCCGTACGTGCGTGAGTCGTCCCCCGTTCCGGGCCGCTCGACCTTGATCACCTCGGCGCCCAGGTCGGCCAGCATCTGGGTGGCCAGCGGCGCGGCGAGGATGCGGGACAGATCGAGGACACGGATCCCGGCCAGTGCGGTCGACGGCATCGAAGCGCCTCCCTGTGCGGCGAACAGTAGAATGAGTTAGATAAATAATACATCCACCGCTCCCGTTGGGTCCGTATGATTGCCCCAACTAGCTGATTCATGTAACTATATCGATCGGCTGACAGGCCGAGACCGGAGGGCGTGCTGATGACCGTCGCGGCGAGGACCCTCACCGACCAGGAGCAGCGTGAACGCCGTACGTGGTTCAGGGCTCGCTGGGAGCGCGGGGTCGCCTTCAACCGCCTGTGCGGCATCCGAGTGACGCGCTGGGATCCGGACGCCGTCGAGATCGAGCTTCCCTACGCAGAGTCCCTCTCCGCCCACGAGGGCGTCTTCCACGGCGGGGTCGTCTCGGCGCTCATCGACACCGCGGGCGCCGGGGCTGTCATCGCCGGGCACGACTTCACGAAGGGGAGTCGGCTCAGCACCGTGTCGATGTCGGTGCAGTTCCTCGCGCCCGCCCGAGGCCGCAACGCCGTCGCCTACGCACGCTGCGTGCGGCGCGGGGGCAGGCTGCACTTCGCCGATGTCGACGTGCTGACCGACGGCCGTATCTGCGCGCGGGGGCAGGTGGTGGTGACCATCTCCGGGGAGCGGCCTGGCGTCGGCGACCCCATCGAACCACTGGACGAGGAGTGACGTGATGCCCGAAGAGCCCGTGGTCCCGCCACAGGACCTGGACCTGGTGCTGTACGAGGTCGACGAGGACGGCGTCGCCACCGTCACCCTCAACCGGCCCGAGCGCAAGAACGCGTGGAGCCTCTGCATGGAGCGCCGCTTCTTCGCGCTCCTGGACGAGGCCGCGCACGATCCGGCCGTCCGTGCCGTGGTCGTCACGGGCGCGGGCCGGGCCTTCTGTCCCGGGATGGACGTCCAGCGCCTGGAGCAGAACGCCCAGCCCGGCCAGTCCCTCAACCTCCAGGCCCGCGTGCCCATGTACAGCAGGCGCGACATGCCCAAGCCGATGATCGCCGCCGTCAACGGCGCCTGCGCGGGCATCGGCCTGGTCCAGGCACTCATCTGCGATGTCCGCTTCGCCGCCCGCGGCGCCCGCTTCACCACCGCCTTCACCCGTCGCGGCCTGGCCGGCGAGTACAACCTGCCGTACGTGCTGCCGCGCGTCATCGGCCTGGAGAACGCGCTCGACCTGCTGCTGTCCGGCCGTGTCTTCGACGCCGACGAGGCGAAGGATCTCGGGCTCGTCAGCCGCGTCGTGGAACCGGAGAACCTGCTCGACGCCGCCCGCGCCTACGCCCGGGACATCGCCCGCAACTGCTCGCCGCGCGCCATGGCCGTCATACGCCACCAGGTGTACGGCGACCTCGACCGCACCTTCACCGACGCCCTCGCCCGCTCCTACTCCGCCATGGAGTTCTTCGCGGGCTCGCCGGACTTCCGCGAAGGCGTGGCGAGCTTCGTGGAGAAGCGGGAGCCGAAGTTCGACGGACTCCCGCCGGACTTCGACCCGGACGAGGCCACCCGCGACGCGTTCCTGCCGTACTGACCGAGGAGCACACGAACATGACAGGGCAGCCGTTCCCCGTAGAGGCCGGGCACATCATGATGTTCGCCCGAGCCATCGGCGACGAGAACCCCGCCTATCACGGCGAGACCCCGCTCGCACCGCCCACCTTCACCATGGCGAGCGCTCACTACGACCCCGACTACCACCTGAGGCCCAAGCCCGGTGAGGAGTGGTTCGGGTCCGGCGCAGGTCCCGGAGAGATGGCCGAGGGTGCCGGCGGTCTGCACGCCGAGCAGCACTTCGAGTACCACCGCCCGGTGCGCGCCGGCGAGACCCTCTACGCGCACTCCGCCTTCGGCCGCAGCTGGGAGAAGCAGGGCCGCAGCGGCCGTCTGCTCTTCAGCGAACGCATCACCGAGTACCGGGACGCGGACGGCGAACCGGTGGTCAGCGCCAAGACCGTCGCCGTCGTACCCGAGGGCCCCGCCACCCGGAAGGACGACGCCCGATGAGCCTGACCACAAACGACATCAAGGTCGGCGAGACCCGCGAGAGCATCCTCGTGGACGACCTCAAGCGCACCCGGATCGTGCAGTACGCGGGCGCGTCGGGAGACTTCAACCCGCTGCACACCGACGAAAGGTTCGCCGTCGAGGCAGCCGGATACCCCGGAGTCTTCGCCCACGGGATGCTGACGATGGGCATGACCGGCCGGGTCCTCACCGACTGGGTCGGCACCGAGTCGCTGCTCCGCTTCGGCGTGCGCTTCAAGGCCCAGGTCTGGCCCGGCGACACCCTCACCGCCACGGCCACCGTCGAGTCGATCGAGGACATGCCGACGGGCCCGGTCGCCCACTTCGTGCTGCGCACCCTCAACCAGGACGGCGCCGAGGTGGTCACCGGCACCGCTGCAGCCCGCCTGGAGCCCTGAGCGCATGGCCGCCACGCAGGAAGGGGTGCAGGCGGCCACCTGGACCGCCATGGTGAGCCGCGCCTACGACCATGTCCGCCCTGCCGTCCGGTTCGGCGACCTGACCTGGACCGGACACGAACTCCTCGACCGGGCGGCCGGCGCGGCCGACTGGCTGGACACGCTCGGCCTTGAACCCGGCACCCCGGTCCCGGCGTTGGCCGCCACCTCCGCCGACGCGCTCGCGCTGGTGATCGGCGGCGCCGGGTCCGGGCATCCGCTTGCGCCGCTCGGCGTCCGGATGACTGCGTACGAGATCGCGGCGGTGGTCAAGGAGACACGCGCCCAAGTCCTGCTGGCGCAGCCCGAGTTCGCCGACCTCGGCAGGCAGGTCGCCGAACTGTCCGGCCGACGGGTCGCCCTGGTTCCCGAACTGCACAGCAGTACACGGGAGTTGACAGCAGCACCCGATGAACTCGCTGCGGTCCTCCACACCTCCGGGACCACCGGACTGCCCAAACCCGTCCCCATGACCCAACGACGCCTGGCCGCCCGAGCACGCGTCAACGGCCGATTGTGCGCACTCGCCCCCGACAGCTTCTACGGCGGGAGCGCGCCCTTCCACCACATCGCCGGCCTCGGTAACATCGCCGTCGCCCTCGCCGCGGGCGCCCTGGTCACCGGTCTGCCCCGCTTCACCGTCGAGGGCTGGGCCCTGCTGCGAGACCTCGGGACCACGCACACCAGCATGGTCCCGGCGATGCTGGAGACCCTGCTGGCCGCCGGACAGGCCCGCCACGAAACCCTGCGCACCCTCCAGTACGGCGGCGCGCCCGTCCGCCCAGGCACCCTGCGCCGGACGTACGAGGCGATGCCCGGCGTCCGCATGCTCAACATGTTCGGCCAGACCGAGGGCTCACCGATCAGCGTGCTCACTCCCGAAGACCACCGGGAGGCGGTCGCGGGACGCACCGAGCTGCTGCGGTCGGTGGGGCGGCCTGCCCCCGGCGTCGAGGTAAAGGTCCACGCGGCCGGCCCGGACG
Protein-coding sequences here:
- a CDS encoding enoyl-CoA hydratase/isomerase family protein; this encodes MTDIYAPFTSLTFERPAPGVLRIVLDAPNLNAVDPRMHGELADIWPVVDRDEQTRAVLVQGAGRAFSAGGTFDSIEAMTEDYAVRARVMREARDMVYGVLNCAKPVVSAIHGPAVGAGLVIGMLADISIAARTAKIVDGHTRLGVAAGDHAAICWPLLCGMAKAKYYLLTCETLTGEEAERIGLVSKCVDDENVHAEALRVATVLAAGPVSAISWTKRSLNHWYRTAQPIFEASLGLEFFGFGGHEVVEGLAAHRDKRTPDFEGIADKHPLDL
- a CDS encoding acyl-CoA dehydrogenase family protein, translated to MDLTFSEEQDELRKVVRSFLAKHSDEAEVRRLAADERGHDPVVWRRMAGQLGLQGLAVPEEYGGSGFGYVDLGIVFEEAGRALLCGPYFATVALAAEALLRCDDEAARTDLLPGITSGETVATLALTEESGRWDEQGIRLTARETADGWQLTGAKTYVPDGHLADLLLVAARTPSGISLFAVAAADAPGLTRTPLPTLDQTRKQTRLEFAGTPARLLGAEGTAWPGLARTLATASVLLAAEQVGGASAALDAAVEYAKLREQYGRPIGSFQGIKHKCADMLMEIESARSAAYGGLWALDAGDEREIAVAAALAQTFCSEAFTRVAGDNIQVHGGIGFTWEHPAHLYLKRAKSCEVLLGTPSYHRELLATRLGI
- a CDS encoding acyl-CoA dehydrogenase family protein codes for the protein MELDFGPAVRDFRDELRDWLAAHLVGEFAEHRGVGGPTDGAAWEVRLAWDCELSAGRWLGVGWPQEYGGRGLGLLEEIVFEYEYARANAPYRATVNALDLLGPMLLQMGSEAQKKRFLPPILAVGELWGQGFSEPGAGSDLASVRTRAEREGEEWVVSGQKVWTSFGVHADWLYVLTRTDPQSVRHKGLTLLLLPTDQPGVEIRPIRNLAGQDEFAEVFLSDARTGADMVVGEVGQGWRTAMATLGIERGTTLLPQQLTFEREAESLIDLARERGALDDPMLRRRIVDAWISVRIMRTTNLRTLAELTTGRTPGAQATTAKLYASTRHQQLGYLAMELAGPAGQIVGENYGLDTRQRSFLLSLAETIYGGSSEIQRNIIGEQFLGLPKEPRP
- a CDS encoding nuclear transport factor 2 family protein, producing MTSVEERLDRIESQLAIQQLPIRYALAVDARDLDAWVGCFRPDVDMGRHGRGRQVLRRHIDPLVRGFHRSVHQICGHRIEFTGRETATGAVYCRAEHEVGDRWIVMAICYRDEYARVDGEWYFSRRREQHWYAADVTERPQTVGFNSWEGSGEPALPEAFPSWAPFWKET
- a CDS encoding SDR family NAD(P)-dependent oxidoreductase, whose translation is MARLSGKTALVTGGGQGVGRGIALALAAAGAFVVITGRTENKLKDTADEITERGGRAHTVVGDVGERDDVDRMVAETVREFGRLDVLVNNAQSSVQRRLEQTTYDDVELTYRSGPLAAFHAMQAALPHLKASRGSVVNLGSSAAIQGEVTFAAYAMAKEAVRGLTKVAAREWGAYGIRVNVVCPAALSPAAEAFFADHPEKAESVLAGIPLGRMGDPETDIGRAVAALVSDDMAYLTGATLMLEGGRTLLG
- a CDS encoding CaiB/BaiF CoA transferase family protein; the protein is MPSTALAGIRVLDLSRILAAPLATQMLADLGAEVIKVERPGTGDDSRTYGPPFAPGPEGDRTDTAAFYLACNRNKQSVTVNHSTAEGQELIRALAARSDVLVENFRAGTLAKYGLDQESLRELNPRLVYLSVTGFGQTGPYAGRPGYDGIFQAMSGMMSVSGHPGEPMKVGVSMVDILTGLYASTAVLAALRHRDATGEGQYIDLSLLDCGLASLSHFAMNYLVSGEVPQRRGNGGYGGIPSQAFQCADKPIFLVAGNDKQFAAFCAAAGRTDLLQDPRFATTSARITYREAILPVLAAVLRTRTRDEWLAVLDEHDVPAGPFNELPEVFADPQIQHRGMLVEVEDPMSGRLPMLANPIRLTGTPVEGYAAPPALGEHTAEVLGRLAGVTEEQLRGLRGRGVV
- a CDS encoding PaaI family thioesterase, with amino-acid sequence MTVAARTLTDQEQRERRTWFRARWERGVAFNRLCGIRVTRWDPDAVEIELPYAESLSAHEGVFHGGVVSALIDTAGAGAVIAGHDFTKGSRLSTVSMSVQFLAPARGRNAVAYARCVRRGGRLHFADVDVLTDGRICARGQVVVTISGERPGVGDPIEPLDEE
- a CDS encoding enoyl-CoA hydratase-related protein is translated as MPEEPVVPPQDLDLVLYEVDEDGVATVTLNRPERKNAWSLCMERRFFALLDEAAHDPAVRAVVVTGAGRAFCPGMDVQRLEQNAQPGQSLNLQARVPMYSRRDMPKPMIAAVNGACAGIGLVQALICDVRFAARGARFTTAFTRRGLAGEYNLPYVLPRVIGLENALDLLLSGRVFDADEAKDLGLVSRVVEPENLLDAARAYARDIARNCSPRAMAVIRHQVYGDLDRTFTDALARSYSAMEFFAGSPDFREGVASFVEKREPKFDGLPPDFDPDEATRDAFLPY
- a CDS encoding FAS1-like dehydratase domain-containing protein encodes the protein MTGQPFPVEAGHIMMFARAIGDENPAYHGETPLAPPTFTMASAHYDPDYHLRPKPGEEWFGSGAGPGEMAEGAGGLHAEQHFEYHRPVRAGETLYAHSAFGRSWEKQGRSGRLLFSERITEYRDADGEPVVSAKTVAVVPEGPATRKDDAR
- a CDS encoding MaoC/PaaZ C-terminal domain-containing protein; the encoded protein is MSLTTNDIKVGETRESILVDDLKRTRIVQYAGASGDFNPLHTDERFAVEAAGYPGVFAHGMLTMGMTGRVLTDWVGTESLLRFGVRFKAQVWPGDTLTATATVESIEDMPTGPVAHFVLRTLNQDGAEVVTGTAAARLEP
- a CDS encoding class I adenylate-forming enzyme family protein, giving the protein MAATQEGVQAATWTAMVSRAYDHVRPAVRFGDLTWTGHELLDRAAGAADWLDTLGLEPGTPVPALAATSADALALVIGGAGSGHPLAPLGVRMTAYEIAAVVKETRAQVLLAQPEFADLGRQVAELSGRRVALVPELHSSTRELTAAPDELAAVLHTSGTTGLPKPVPMTQRRLAARARVNGRLCALAPDSFYGGSAPFHHIAGLGNIAVALAAGALVTGLPRFTVEGWALLRDLGTTHTSMVPAMLETLLAAGQARHETLRTLQYGGAPVRPGTLRRTYEAMPGVRMLNMFGQTEGSPISVLTPEDHREAVAGRTELLRSVGRPAPGVEVKVHAAGPDGIGEIHARADHFFRIDAEGWLHSGDLGRMAEDGYLYLLGRRTDMIIRGGENVHPLEVETILAAHPGVADAAVTGVPDERLGQTVVAFVVPADPAAPPEPETLRHYTRARLSGFKVPVRWWFVDDLPRNANGKVVRRRLWEP